A genomic region of Xyrauchen texanus isolate HMW12.3.18 chromosome 29, RBS_HiC_50CHRs, whole genome shotgun sequence contains the following coding sequences:
- the LOC127622758 gene encoding uncharacterized protein LOC127622758 isoform X1 — translation MDYFYDAFMRFLKLQISSHHSLALFGPTEWRYFPHQSTYLPPIQLSIHPPTYHSSIHPPVHLTIHPSIHTYIHPTIHPSTHPPTYHSSIHPPNYPPTYHPYIHPTIHPPTYLPTTHTSIQLSIHPPTYLPPIHPSNYPSIQSIHPSIQLPIHPIHPPTHLPLINPSTQLSTYLPPIHPTIHPPTYLPTTHTSIQLPIHPIHPLVHPTTHPSIHTYIHPTIHPSTHPPTYHSSIHPPNYPPTYHPSIQLSIHLPTYHPYIHPTTHPSNPSTRPSNNPSIQSIHPPTYHSSIHPPVHPTIHPSTDLPSIHTYIHTSNYTSIHPPTYLPLINPSTQLSTYLPPIHPTIHPSTYLPTTHTSIQLSIQLPIHPIHPPVHPTTHPSTCPSNYPSIQSIHPPTYHSSIHPPNYPSKN, via the exons atggattacttttatgatgcctttatgagatttttgaagctacaaatttctagtcaccattcacttgctttgtttggacctacagagtggagatattttcCTCATCAATCTACCTACCTACCACCCATCCAactatccatccacccacccacctacCACTCATCAATCCATCCACCCGTCCATctaactatccatccatccatacatacatacatacatccaactatccatccatccacccacccacctacCTACCACTCATCAATCCATCCACCCAACTATCCACCTACCTACCACCCATACATCCATCCAActatccatccacccacctacctacctaccacccatacatccatccaactatccatccacccacctacctacctaccacccatacatccatccaacta CccatccatccaatccatccACCCGTCCATCCAACTACccatccatccaatccatccacccacccacctacCACTCATCAATCCATCCACCCAACTATCCACCTACCTACCACCCATCCATCCAACTATCCAtccacctacctacctacctaccacccatacatccatccaactacccatccatccaatccatccACTCGTCCATCCAActacccatccatccatacatacatacatacatccaactatccatccatccacccacccacctacCTACCACTCATCAATCCATCCACCCAACTATCCACCTACCTACCACCCATCCATCCAACTATCCATCCACCTACCTACCtaccatccatacatccatccaactacccatccatccaatccatccACCCGTCCATCCAACAACccatccatccaatccatccacccacccacctacCACTCATCAATCCATCCACCCGTCCATccaactatccatccatccaccgacctaccatccatccatacatacatacatacatccaactatacatccatccacccacccacctacCTACCACTCATCAATCCATCCACCCAACTATCCACCTACCTACCACCCATCCATccaactatccatccatccacctaccTACCTACCACCCATACATCCATCCAACTATCCATCCAACTACccatccatccaatccatccACCCGTCCATCCAAC
- the LOC127622758 gene encoding adhesive plaque matrix protein-like isoform X2 yields MDYFYDAFMRFLKLQISSHHSLALFGPTEWRYFPHQSTYLPPIQLSIHPPTYHSSIHPPVHLTIHPSIHTYIHPTIHPSTHPPTYHSSIHPPNYPPTYHPYIHPTIHPPTYLPTTHTSIQLSIHPPTYLPPIHPSNYPSTHLPTYHPYIHPTIHPPTYLPTTHTSIQLSIHPPTYLPPIHPSNYPSNYPSIQSIHPSIQLPIHPIHPPTHLPLINPSTQLSTYLPPIHPTIHPPTYLPTTHTSIQLPIHPIHPLVHPTTHPSIHTYIHPTIHPSTHPPTYHSSIHPPNYPPTYHPSIQLSIHLPTYHPYIHPTTHPSTCPSNYPSIQSIHPPTYHSSIHPPNYPSKN; encoded by the coding sequence atggattacttttatgatgcctttatgagatttttgaagctacaaatttctagtcaccattcacttgctttgtttggacctacagagtggagatattttcCTCATCAATCTACCTACCTACCACCCATCCAactatccatccacccacccacctacCACTCATCAATCCATCCACCCGTCCATctaactatccatccatccatacatacatacatacatccaactatccatccatccacccacccacctacCTACCACTCATCAATCCATCCACCCAACTATCCACCTACCTACCACCCATACATCCATCCAActatccatccacccacctacctacctaccacccatacatccatccaactatccatccacccacctacctacctaccacccatacatccatccaactatccatccacccacctaCCTACCTACCACCCATACATTCATCCAActatccatccacccacctacctacctaccacccatacatccatccaactatccatccacccacctaCCTACCTACCACCCATACATCCATCCAACTATCCATCCAACTACccatccatccaatccatccACCCGTCCATCCAACTACccatccatccaatccatccacccacccacctacCACTCATCAATCCATCCACCCAACTATCCACCTACCTACCACCCATCCATCCAACTATCCAtccacctacctacctacctaccacccatacatccatccaactacccatccatccaatccatccACTCGTCCATCCAActacccatccatccatacatacatacatacatccaactatccatccatccacccacccacctacCTACCACTCATCAATCCATCCACCCAACTATCCACCTACCTACCACCCATCCATCCAACTATCCATCCACCTACCTACCtaccatccatacatccatccaactacccatccatcca